From Coturnix japonica isolate 7356 chromosome 1, Coturnix japonica 2.1, whole genome shotgun sequence, the proteins below share one genomic window:
- the FNDC3A gene encoding fibronectin type-III domain-containing protein 3A isoform X3, giving the protein MSGPAQVPMMSPNGSVPTIYVPPGYAPQVIEDNGVRRVVVVPQAPEFHPGGHAVIHRPPHPPLPGFLPLPAMIPPPPRHIYSPVTGAGDMATQYIPQYHTSQMYGDLDTLPAHGRANFRDERSSKTYERLQKKLKDRHGTQKDKLNSPPSSPQKCPSPASEPNGLTKGQDTAGISTGSTKSKSVGKGKSNSQTDVEVEEKDEETKALEALLSNIAKPVVSDIQARTALLTWSPPSIDVGEDADKSNIPGVYTYEVMISNTGKDGKYKTVYIGEENKVTVNDLRPATDYHAKVQVECSCVKGSPSEAESFTTMSCEPDAPNLPRITNRTKNSLTLQWKASCDNGSKIHSYLLEWDEGKGNGEFCQCYYGQQKQYRITKLSPAMGYTFRLAAKNDMGMSGFSEEVLYHTSGTAPTTPASPLLINAGVTWLSLQWTKPSGTPSDEGISYILEMEDENSGYGFKPKYDGDDLTYTVKNLRRSTKYKFRVIAYNSEGKSSPSETVDYTTCPDKPGAPSKPSVKGKIHAQSFKIIWDPPKDSGGAAINTYVVEISEGSNGNKWDTIYSGASREHLCDRLNPGCSYRLRVYCIGEGGQSMASDSLLVQTPAVVPGPCQPPRLQGRPRAREIQLRWGPPQVDGGSPVTCYGLEMFQTETDEHREVYQGSDVECTVGSLLPGRMYNFRLRAANKAGFGPYSEKCEITTAPGPPDQCKPPQVTCRSAACAQVSWEVPVSNGADVTEYRLEWGGMEGCMQISYCGPGLNCEMKGLLPATIYYCRVQAVNVAGAGPFSEVVACMTPASVPAVVTCLRGLSEDEVESPHYYPSTCLAISWEKPCDHGSEIIGYSIDFGDKQPITVGKVLSYFIDGLQPDTTYRIRIQALNSLGAGPFSHTIKLKTKPLPPDPPRLECVAYSSQTLKLKWGEGTAKALTDSIQYHLQMEDKNGRFVSLYRGPCHTYKVQRLSESTSYKFCIQACNEAGEGPLSQEYVFTTPKSVPAALKAPRIERINDHTCEITWEVLQPMKGDPVIYCLQVMVGKDSEFKQIYKGPDWSFRYTGLQLNCEYRFRACAIRQCQETSGHQDLIGPYSSPVLFISQRTEPPTSTNKDTVQTTRTQWSQSDQVCAAVILALFAIFSILIAVIIQYFVIK; this is encoded by the exons ATGAGCG GTCCTGCTCAGGTTCCAATGATGTCCCCAAATGGTTCAGTGCCTACTATTTATGTGCCTCCTGGATATGCCCCACAG GTTATTGAGGATAATGGCGTTCGAAGGGTTGTGGTGGTTCCCCAGGCTCCAGAATTTCATCCTGGTGGTCACGCAGTGATACACAGGCCTCCTCATCCTCCACTGCCTggcttccttcctctcccagcCATGATCCCCCCTCCACCACGTCACATCTACTCACCAGTAACCGGGGCTGGTGACATGGCAACGCAGTACATTCCGCAGTATCACACATCCCAAATGTACGGGGATCTGG ATACCCTGCCTGCACATGGAAGAGCCAACTTTAGAGATGAAAGGTCTAGTAAAACATATGAAAGgttacaaaaaaaattaaaagatcGGCATGGAACTCAGAAGGATAAATTAAACAGTCCTCCATCATCTCCTCAGAAATGTCCTTCTCCTGCAAGTGAACCTAATGGACTTACAAAAGGACAGGACACAGCTGGTATAAGCACAGGTTCTACCAAAAGCAAGTCAGTGGgtaaaggaaaaagcaattcTCAGACAGACGTAGAAGTAGAAG aaaaggatgaagaaacaaaagcacttgAAGCACTTCTTTCTAATATAGCCAAGCCAGTG GTGTCAGACATTCAGGCAAGAACGGCGCTGCTTACGTGGTCACCTCCATCCATTGATGTCGGAGAAGACGCTGACAAGAGTAACATACCAGGGGTTTATACTTACGAAGTGATGATTTCAAATACTGGGAAGGatggaaaatacaaaactgtATATAT tggagaagaaaataaagttactGTAAATGATCTCAGGCCAGCAACTGATTACCATGCAAA AGTCCAAGTGGAATGCAGTTGTGTAAAGGGGAGTCCTTCAGAAGCAGAGAGTTTTACCACAATGAGTTGTGAACCTGATGCTCCAAATCTGCCCAGGATAACTAATCGGACCAAAAATTCTCTTACTTTGCAGTGGAAG GCATCTTGTGATAATGGTTCTAAAATCCACAGTTACCTTCTGGAATGGGATGAA ggaaaaggaaatggagagtTTTGCCAGTGTTATTATGGCCAACAGAAGCAGTATAGGATTACTAAACTATCACCAGCAATGGGGTACACCTTTAGGCTAGCCGCCAAAAATGACATGGGGATGAG TGGTTTTAGTGAAGAAGTCCTGTATCATACCTCAGGCACTGCCCCAACTACACCAGCAAGTCCTTTGCTGATTAATGCTGGAGTTACTTGGTTATCCCTACAGTGGACAAAACCCTCAGGAACACCGTCAGATGAAGGAATTTCGTACATACTAGAGATGGAGGATGAGAACTCA GGATATGGTTTCAAGCCAAAATACGATGGCGACGATCTTACCTACACAGTGAAGAATTTGAGGCGTAGTACAAAATACAAGTTTAGG GTCATTGCCTATaattcagaagggaaaagcagtCCAAGTGAGACAGTAGACTATACTACTTGCCCAGACAAACCTGGAGCACCTTCAAAACCCTCAGTGAAGGGGAAAATCCACGCACAGAGTTTTAAAATCATCTGGG ACCCGCCAAAAGACAGTGGAGGAGCAGCAATAAATACATACGTTGTGGAAATCTCTGAAGGCTCTAATG GAAACAAGTGGGACACAATATACAGCGGAGCCTCAAGGGAGCATTTGTGTGATCGACTGAATCCTGGTTGTTCCTATCGCTTACGTGTGTATTGCATTGGGGAAGGAGGACAGAGCATG GCATCTGATTCTTTACTGGTGCAGACACCAGCAGTGGTTCCTGGTCCATGCCAGCCTCCACGGCTACAGGGTAGACCAAGAGCAAGAGAAATTCAGCTGCGCTGGG gaCCACCTCAGGTAGATGGCGGCTCACCCGTTACCTGTTATGGTCTGGAAATGTTTCAGACGGAAACTGATGAACACAGAGAGGTTTACCAAGGCTCTGATGTTGAATGCACAGTAGGCAGCCTTCTTCCAGGGAGGATGTACAACTTCAGACTGCGAGCAGCTAACAAGGCTGGG TTCGGACCTTATTcggaaaaatgtgaaattactACAGCACCTGGACCTCCAGATCAGTGCAAGCCCCCCCAAGTGACGTGCAGATCTGCCGCATGTGCCCAGGTGTCCTGGGAG GTTCCAGTGAGTAACGGAGCTGATGTCACGGAATACCGACTGGAATGGGGTGGTATGGAAGGCTGCATGCAGATCTCTTACTGTGGGCCTGGCCTCAACTGTGAAATGAAAGGACTTTTGCCTGCCACTATATACTATTGCAGGGTTCAg GCAGTGAACGTTGCGGGTGCAGGCCCTTTCAGTGAAGTAGTGGCATGTATGACTCCAGCCTCTGTGCCTGCAGTTGTGACTTGTCTTCGGGGACTAAGTGAAGATGAAGTGGAAAGTCCACACTATTATCCTTCCACATGCCTTGCTATAAGTTGGGAAAAACCTTGTGACCATGGGTCTGAGATCATTGGCTACAGCATAGACTTTGGAGATAAGCAGCCAATAACTGTTGGGAAGGTTCTGAGCTATTTTATAGATGGCTTACAGCCAGATACAACGTACAG AATACGAATTCAAGCTCTTAACAGCCTCGGAGCAGGACCTTTCAGCCACAccataaaactgaaaacaaagcctcTCCCCCCGGACCCACCTCGCCTGGAGTGTGTTGCATACAGTTCTCAGACTCTCAAGCTGAAGTGGGGAGAGGGAACTGCAAAAGCATTAACTGACTCCATTCAGTACCACCTTCAAATGGAGGATAAGAATGGAAG ATTTGTATCCTTATACAGAGGACCATGTCATACATACAAAGTACAAAGACTCAGTGAGTCGACATCATACAAATTTTGTATTCAGGCATGTAACGAAGCTGGTGAAGGTCCCCTTTCTCAAGAATATGTTTTCACTACTCCCAAATCTGTTCCAGCTGCCTTGAAAG caCCGAGGATAGAGAGAATAAACGATCACACCTGTGAAATCACGTGGGAGGTTCTGCAGCCCATGAAGGGCGATCCAGTTATTTACTGCCTTCAGGTCATGGTGGGAAAAGACTCTGAATTCAAACAG
- the FNDC3A gene encoding fibronectin type-III domain-containing protein 3A isoform X4, whose translation MMSPNGSVPTIYVPPGYAPQVIEDNGVRRVVVVPQAPEFHPGGHAVIHRPPHPPLPGFLPLPAMIPPPPRHIYSPVTGAGDMATQYIPQYHTSQMYGDLDTLPAHGRANFRDERSSKTYERLQKKLKDRHGTQKDKLNSPPSSPQKCPSPASEPNGLTKGQDTAGISTGSTKSKSVGKGKSNSQTDVEVEEKDEETKALEALLSNIAKPVVSDIQARTALLTWSPPSIDVGEDADKSNIPGVYTYEVMISNTGKDGKYKTVYIGEENKVTVNDLRPATDYHAKVQVECSCVKGSPSEAESFTTMSCEPDAPNLPRITNRTKNSLTLQWKASCDNGSKIHSYLLEWDEGKGNGEFCQCYYGQQKQYRITKLSPAMGYTFRLAAKNDMGMSGFSEEVLYHTSGTAPTTPASPLLINAGVTWLSLQWTKPSGTPSDEGISYILEMEDENSGYGFKPKYDGDDLTYTVKNLRRSTKYKFRVIAYNSEGKSSPSETVDYTTCPDKPGAPSKPSVKGKIHAQSFKIIWDPPKDSGGAAINTYVVEISEGSNGNKWDTIYSGASREHLCDRLNPGCSYRLRVYCIGEGGQSMASDSLLVQTPAVVPGPCQPPRLQGRPRAREIQLRWGPPQVDGGSPVTCYGLEMFQTETDEHREVYQGSDVECTVGSLLPGRMYNFRLRAANKAGFGPYSEKCEITTAPGPPDQCKPPQVTCRSAACAQVSWEVPVSNGADVTEYRLEWGGMEGCMQISYCGPGLNCEMKGLLPATIYYCRVQAVNVAGAGPFSEVVACMTPASVPAVVTCLRGLSEDEVESPHYYPSTCLAISWEKPCDHGSEIIGYSIDFGDKQPITVGKVLSYFIDGLQPDTTYRIRIQALNSLGAGPFSHTIKLKTKPLPPDPPRLECVAYSSQTLKLKWGEGTAKALTDSIQYHLQMEDKNGRFVSLYRGPCHTYKVQRLSESTSYKFCIQACNEAGEGPLSQEYVFTTPKSVPAALKAPRIERINDHTCEITWEVLQPMKGDPVIYCLQVMVGKDSEFKQIYKGPDWSFRYTGLQLNCEYRFRACAIRQCQETSGHQDLIGPYSSPVLFISQRTEPPTSTNKDTVQTTRTQWSQSDQVCAAVILALFAIFSILIAVIIQYFVIK comes from the exons ATGATGTCCCCAAATGGTTCAGTGCCTACTATTTATGTGCCTCCTGGATATGCCCCACAG GTTATTGAGGATAATGGCGTTCGAAGGGTTGTGGTGGTTCCCCAGGCTCCAGAATTTCATCCTGGTGGTCACGCAGTGATACACAGGCCTCCTCATCCTCCACTGCCTggcttccttcctctcccagcCATGATCCCCCCTCCACCACGTCACATCTACTCACCAGTAACCGGGGCTGGTGACATGGCAACGCAGTACATTCCGCAGTATCACACATCCCAAATGTACGGGGATCTGG ATACCCTGCCTGCACATGGAAGAGCCAACTTTAGAGATGAAAGGTCTAGTAAAACATATGAAAGgttacaaaaaaaattaaaagatcGGCATGGAACTCAGAAGGATAAATTAAACAGTCCTCCATCATCTCCTCAGAAATGTCCTTCTCCTGCAAGTGAACCTAATGGACTTACAAAAGGACAGGACACAGCTGGTATAAGCACAGGTTCTACCAAAAGCAAGTCAGTGGgtaaaggaaaaagcaattcTCAGACAGACGTAGAAGTAGAAG aaaaggatgaagaaacaaaagcacttgAAGCACTTCTTTCTAATATAGCCAAGCCAGTG GTGTCAGACATTCAGGCAAGAACGGCGCTGCTTACGTGGTCACCTCCATCCATTGATGTCGGAGAAGACGCTGACAAGAGTAACATACCAGGGGTTTATACTTACGAAGTGATGATTTCAAATACTGGGAAGGatggaaaatacaaaactgtATATAT tggagaagaaaataaagttactGTAAATGATCTCAGGCCAGCAACTGATTACCATGCAAA AGTCCAAGTGGAATGCAGTTGTGTAAAGGGGAGTCCTTCAGAAGCAGAGAGTTTTACCACAATGAGTTGTGAACCTGATGCTCCAAATCTGCCCAGGATAACTAATCGGACCAAAAATTCTCTTACTTTGCAGTGGAAG GCATCTTGTGATAATGGTTCTAAAATCCACAGTTACCTTCTGGAATGGGATGAA ggaaaaggaaatggagagtTTTGCCAGTGTTATTATGGCCAACAGAAGCAGTATAGGATTACTAAACTATCACCAGCAATGGGGTACACCTTTAGGCTAGCCGCCAAAAATGACATGGGGATGAG TGGTTTTAGTGAAGAAGTCCTGTATCATACCTCAGGCACTGCCCCAACTACACCAGCAAGTCCTTTGCTGATTAATGCTGGAGTTACTTGGTTATCCCTACAGTGGACAAAACCCTCAGGAACACCGTCAGATGAAGGAATTTCGTACATACTAGAGATGGAGGATGAGAACTCA GGATATGGTTTCAAGCCAAAATACGATGGCGACGATCTTACCTACACAGTGAAGAATTTGAGGCGTAGTACAAAATACAAGTTTAGG GTCATTGCCTATaattcagaagggaaaagcagtCCAAGTGAGACAGTAGACTATACTACTTGCCCAGACAAACCTGGAGCACCTTCAAAACCCTCAGTGAAGGGGAAAATCCACGCACAGAGTTTTAAAATCATCTGGG ACCCGCCAAAAGACAGTGGAGGAGCAGCAATAAATACATACGTTGTGGAAATCTCTGAAGGCTCTAATG GAAACAAGTGGGACACAATATACAGCGGAGCCTCAAGGGAGCATTTGTGTGATCGACTGAATCCTGGTTGTTCCTATCGCTTACGTGTGTATTGCATTGGGGAAGGAGGACAGAGCATG GCATCTGATTCTTTACTGGTGCAGACACCAGCAGTGGTTCCTGGTCCATGCCAGCCTCCACGGCTACAGGGTAGACCAAGAGCAAGAGAAATTCAGCTGCGCTGGG gaCCACCTCAGGTAGATGGCGGCTCACCCGTTACCTGTTATGGTCTGGAAATGTTTCAGACGGAAACTGATGAACACAGAGAGGTTTACCAAGGCTCTGATGTTGAATGCACAGTAGGCAGCCTTCTTCCAGGGAGGATGTACAACTTCAGACTGCGAGCAGCTAACAAGGCTGGG TTCGGACCTTATTcggaaaaatgtgaaattactACAGCACCTGGACCTCCAGATCAGTGCAAGCCCCCCCAAGTGACGTGCAGATCTGCCGCATGTGCCCAGGTGTCCTGGGAG GTTCCAGTGAGTAACGGAGCTGATGTCACGGAATACCGACTGGAATGGGGTGGTATGGAAGGCTGCATGCAGATCTCTTACTGTGGGCCTGGCCTCAACTGTGAAATGAAAGGACTTTTGCCTGCCACTATATACTATTGCAGGGTTCAg GCAGTGAACGTTGCGGGTGCAGGCCCTTTCAGTGAAGTAGTGGCATGTATGACTCCAGCCTCTGTGCCTGCAGTTGTGACTTGTCTTCGGGGACTAAGTGAAGATGAAGTGGAAAGTCCACACTATTATCCTTCCACATGCCTTGCTATAAGTTGGGAAAAACCTTGTGACCATGGGTCTGAGATCATTGGCTACAGCATAGACTTTGGAGATAAGCAGCCAATAACTGTTGGGAAGGTTCTGAGCTATTTTATAGATGGCTTACAGCCAGATACAACGTACAG AATACGAATTCAAGCTCTTAACAGCCTCGGAGCAGGACCTTTCAGCCACAccataaaactgaaaacaaagcctcTCCCCCCGGACCCACCTCGCCTGGAGTGTGTTGCATACAGTTCTCAGACTCTCAAGCTGAAGTGGGGAGAGGGAACTGCAAAAGCATTAACTGACTCCATTCAGTACCACCTTCAAATGGAGGATAAGAATGGAAG ATTTGTATCCTTATACAGAGGACCATGTCATACATACAAAGTACAAAGACTCAGTGAGTCGACATCATACAAATTTTGTATTCAGGCATGTAACGAAGCTGGTGAAGGTCCCCTTTCTCAAGAATATGTTTTCACTACTCCCAAATCTGTTCCAGCTGCCTTGAAAG caCCGAGGATAGAGAGAATAAACGATCACACCTGTGAAATCACGTGGGAGGTTCTGCAGCCCATGAAGGGCGATCCAGTTATTTACTGCCTTCAGGTCATGGTGGGAAAAGACTCTGAATTCAAACAG